One window from the genome of Elusimicrobiota bacterium encodes:
- a CDS encoding ParB/RepB/Spo0J family partition protein, with protein MAKGLGRGLEALIPGGILGKQPDIRGEEILKLTLDKIKPNKYQARKKFDIEKLTELAQSIKEKGVIQPLIVSPSLIPGEFELIAGERRYRACKMTGLKEIPAIVRHVNDKERSQISLIENIQREDLDPIEEANGFKSIIEEFKLTQEELAKLVGKERSVVANTLRLLNLPEEIQELVSSGSITSGHARTLAGIPESDKQKELLKRIQREKLTVREIENIVKDWKSEIRRSGGKPVKRKRSAELIDFENNLQKALGTKVQVFSRGKKGKIIIHFYSLEELDKIVRELKKSRNP; from the coding sequence GTTAGAAGCGCTTATACCCGGGGGAATTTTGGGAAAACAACCGGATATAAGAGGGGAAGAAATACTCAAGCTTACGCTTGATAAAATCAAACCAAACAAATACCAGGCGAGGAAAAAGTTTGACATTGAAAAGCTTACGGAACTAGCGCAGTCCATAAAAGAAAAAGGGGTCATTCAGCCGCTTATTGTAAGCCCTTCGCTGATTCCCGGTGAATTTGAACTTATTGCCGGCGAGCGCAGGTACCGCGCCTGCAAAATGACAGGGCTTAAGGAAATTCCTGCCATTGTCCGCCATGTTAACGACAAAGAACGTTCGCAGATTTCCCTGATAGAAAATATCCAGCGTGAAGATTTAGACCCTATCGAAGAAGCCAATGGTTTTAAATCAATAATTGAAGAATTCAAACTTACCCAGGAAGAACTTGCCAAACTGGTAGGCAAAGAAAGGTCTGTTGTAGCGAATACTTTGAGATTATTAAATCTGCCTGAAGAAATTCAGGAGCTGGTTTCAAGCGGCTCTATAACTTCAGGCCATGCCAGGACGCTAGCAGGGATCCCTGAAAGCGACAAGCAGAAAGAACTGCTAAAAAGGATACAACGGGAAAAACTTACCGTAAGGGAAATTGAAAATATTGTTAAAGACTGGAAATCAGAAATCCGCCGGAGCGGCGGGAAGCCTGTAAAGCGCAAACGCTCGGCAGAACTGATTGATTTTGAAAATAATCTGCAGAAAGCGCTGGGAACGAAAGTGCAGGTGTTTTCCCGCGGTAAAAAAGGGAAAATAATTATCCACTTTTATTCTCTTGAAGAACTTGATAAAATAGTAAGGGAGCTGAAGAAAAGCAGGAACCCCTAA